From one Nocardioides yefusunii genomic stretch:
- a CDS encoding acetyl-CoA hydrolase/transferase family protein produces the protein MSERISCSVLQNKVMSAEQAATFIQAGDRVGMSGFTGAGCPKELPTAIAERAKAHHARGDEFRIDLWTGASTSPVVDGVLAEAHALNRRLPYASDPTLRRAINSGEVDYLDPHLSHSAQHMWFGFYGNLDVAVIEVAAILPDGRLVPSSSVGNNKTWLDQADKVIIEVNDWQPRAFEGFHDVYYKTALPPHRQPIPLTQVDQLIGEPYLRVDLDKVVAVVETHAPDRNSPFAPIDAASTAIGEHVVDFLRHEVAAGRMPASLLPIQSGVGNVANAVLAGLGNSEFNGLSAYTEVLQDGMLDLLDDGTLAFASATSFGLSDLGAERFNRDIEKYRGKLVLRAEEISNHPELIRRLGLICMNGMIEADIYGHVNSTHVMGSQMMNGIGGSGDFTRNAFLNMFLSPSTAKNGSISTIVPMASHVDHTEHDVMVIVTEQGLADLRGLSPRRRARVVIENCAHPDYKDALLDYVERAEKARPNALHTPHLLDEALSWHQRFVDTGTMQKQA, from the coding sequence GTGAGCGAGCGCATCTCCTGTTCCGTGCTGCAGAACAAGGTCATGTCTGCTGAGCAGGCAGCGACCTTCATCCAGGCGGGTGACCGCGTCGGCATGAGCGGTTTCACCGGTGCCGGCTGCCCCAAGGAACTGCCGACGGCCATTGCCGAGCGCGCGAAGGCTCACCACGCCCGGGGCGACGAGTTCCGCATCGACCTCTGGACCGGTGCCTCCACCTCTCCCGTGGTGGACGGTGTCCTCGCCGAGGCCCACGCGCTGAACCGTCGTCTGCCGTACGCCTCGGACCCGACGCTGCGTCGCGCGATCAACTCCGGTGAGGTCGACTACCTCGACCCGCACCTGAGCCACTCCGCCCAGCACATGTGGTTCGGCTTCTACGGCAACCTGGACGTCGCCGTCATCGAGGTCGCTGCGATCCTGCCCGACGGACGCCTCGTGCCGTCGTCGTCGGTCGGCAACAACAAGACGTGGCTCGACCAGGCCGACAAGGTCATCATCGAGGTCAACGACTGGCAGCCGCGGGCGTTCGAGGGCTTCCACGACGTCTACTACAAGACCGCGCTGCCGCCGCACCGTCAGCCGATCCCGCTGACCCAGGTCGACCAGCTCATCGGTGAGCCCTACCTGCGCGTCGACCTCGACAAGGTCGTCGCTGTGGTGGAGACCCACGCTCCCGACCGCAACTCTCCGTTCGCGCCGATCGACGCCGCCTCCACCGCCATCGGTGAGCACGTCGTCGACTTCCTGCGCCACGAGGTCGCGGCCGGCCGCATGCCCGCCTCCCTCCTGCCGATCCAGTCCGGTGTCGGCAACGTCGCCAACGCGGTCCTCGCGGGCCTGGGCAACAGCGAGTTCAACGGCCTCTCGGCCTACACCGAGGTCCTGCAGGACGGCATGCTCGACCTGCTCGACGACGGCACCCTGGCGTTCGCCTCGGCCACCTCGTTCGGTCTCTCCGACCTGGGCGCAGAGCGCTTCAACCGCGACATCGAGAAGTACCGCGGCAAGCTCGTCCTGCGCGCCGAGGAGATCTCCAACCACCCCGAGCTGATCCGTCGCCTCGGCCTGATCTGCATGAACGGCATGATCGAGGCCGACATCTACGGCCACGTGAACTCCACTCACGTCATGGGCTCGCAGATGATGAACGGCATCGGCGGCTCGGGCGACTTCACCCGCAACGCCTTCCTCAACATGTTCCTCTCGCCGTCGACGGCCAAGAACGGCTCGATCTCCACGATCGTCCCGATGGCCTCCCACGTCGACCACACCGAGCACGACGTCATGGTGATCGTCACCGAGCAGGGTCTTGCCGACCTGCGCGGCCTGTCGCCGCGTCGCCGTGCCCGCGTCGTGATCGAGAACTGCGCGCACCCCGACTACAAGGACGCGCTGCTCGACTACGTGGAGCGTGCCGAGAAGGCCCGTCCGAACGCGCTGCACACCCCGCACCTGCTGGACGAGGCCCTGAGCTGGCACCAGCGTTTCGTGGACACCG
- a CDS encoding MBL fold metallo-hydrolase, translated as MSWNQSGAVPFGEWAGGAFGERAQCVLAPNPTMMTLDGTNTWVLREPGARRSVVVDPGPSILTHLDAIAEVAGDVGAVLLTHHHLDHSEAAREFAERMGCGVRALDPAHVLGSEGLGDGDVVEVDGLEVHVVATPGHTADSLSFWLPGDSAVLTGDTVLGRGTTVVAHPDGQLGAYLDSLDRLRDLAEAHDVARVLPGHGPVIDDALAVLDFYVSHRQARLAQVEAAVVALDAHVAEVDARTVVENVYADVDPVLWGAAELSVRAQLQYLATR; from the coding sequence GTGAGCTGGAACCAGTCCGGTGCGGTCCCGTTCGGGGAGTGGGCCGGCGGCGCGTTCGGTGAGCGTGCGCAGTGCGTCCTCGCGCCCAACCCGACCATGATGACGCTCGACGGCACCAACACCTGGGTGCTGCGCGAGCCGGGGGCGCGACGCAGCGTCGTCGTCGACCCAGGACCGTCGATCCTGACTCACCTGGACGCAATTGCCGAGGTCGCAGGGGATGTCGGTGCGGTTCTCCTGACTCACCACCACCTCGACCACTCCGAGGCGGCGAGGGAGTTCGCCGAGCGGATGGGCTGCGGTGTCCGGGCCCTCGACCCCGCGCACGTCCTCGGTTCCGAAGGTCTCGGTGACGGCGACGTCGTCGAGGTCGACGGCCTCGAGGTGCACGTCGTCGCCACGCCCGGCCACACCGCCGACTCCCTCTCGTTCTGGCTGCCCGGCGACAGTGCCGTCCTCACCGGCGACACCGTGCTGGGGCGCGGTACCACCGTCGTCGCGCATCCTGACGGCCAGCTCGGCGCCTACCTCGACTCCCTCGATCGGCTCCGCGACCTCGCCGAGGCCCACGACGTCGCCCGGGTGCTGCCCGGGCACGGTCCGGTCATCGACGACGCCCTGGCGGTCCTCGACTTCTACGTCAGTCATCGCCAGGCGCGGCTCGCGCAGGTGGAGGCCGCAGTCGTCGCGCTCGACGCACACGTCGCCGAGGTGGACGCCCGCACCGTCGTCGAGAACGTCTACGCCGACGTCGACCCGGTGCTGTGGGGAGCGGCCGAACTCTCCGTGCGGGCGCAGCTGCAGTACCTCGCGACCCGCTGA
- a CDS encoding NUDIX hydrolase has protein sequence MPLPEPLKSAILAYASGEKTPVEPRNAATVVLMRPGADGASPEIYLMRRQKTMAFAGGMWVFPGGGVDPRDADAHVSWAGPAPAEWAVRLGTDTDTARALVCAAVRETFEESGVLLAGPDATSVVADTSGDDWEADRRALEAHELHFADFLSRRGLVLRSDLLGVISGWTTPEFEPRRFRTWFFLAALPAGQVTRDVSTEASAVEWHAPLTALAEAEAGRVMMLPPTYLTCLDVARFGSAAEALEATASRTVTMFTPTPETDEDGDVVLSEHPEFVDLILERWS, from the coding sequence ATGCCCCTGCCCGAGCCGCTCAAGAGCGCGATCCTCGCGTACGCGTCGGGGGAGAAGACCCCCGTGGAGCCACGCAACGCCGCCACTGTCGTCCTGATGCGACCGGGCGCGGACGGTGCGAGCCCGGAGATCTACCTGATGCGGCGGCAGAAGACGATGGCGTTCGCCGGCGGCATGTGGGTCTTCCCCGGCGGCGGCGTCGACCCGCGTGACGCCGACGCGCACGTGAGTTGGGCCGGTCCGGCGCCTGCGGAGTGGGCGGTCCGCCTGGGCACCGACACCGACACCGCCCGCGCGCTGGTCTGTGCAGCAGTGCGGGAGACGTTCGAGGAGTCCGGCGTCCTGCTCGCCGGGCCCGATGCGACGTCGGTGGTCGCCGACACCAGCGGTGACGACTGGGAAGCTGACCGTCGCGCGTTGGAGGCGCACGAACTGCACTTCGCCGACTTCCTGAGCCGCCGCGGTCTCGTCCTGCGCAGCGACCTGCTCGGCGTGATCTCCGGCTGGACCACCCCGGAGTTCGAGCCCCGACGCTTCCGCACCTGGTTCTTCCTGGCCGCTCTGCCCGCCGGTCAGGTGACCCGTGACGTCTCCACCGAGGCGTCCGCCGTCGAGTGGCACGCCCCGCTGACAGCGTTGGCCGAGGCCGAGGCCGGACGCGTGATGATGCTGCCGCCCACCTACCTGACCTGCCTGGACGTCGCTCGGTTCGGTTCCGCGGCAGAGGCGCTGGAAGCCACCGCGTCGCGCACCGTCACGATGTTCACCCCCACCCCCGAGACGGACGAGGACGGCGACGTCGTGCTGAGTGAACACCCCGAGTTCGTCGACCTGATCCTGGAGCGTTGGTCGTGA
- a CDS encoding RidA family protein encodes MGLYEIHPEDALAELGLAVPEVAKPVAAYVPAIRTGNLVMTSGQIPVRAGVPIATGKVGDTVSVELAVEAAQQCTLNAIAAVKAEIGDLALVKRVVKVVAFVASTPDFTGQPQVANGASELLGKVFGERGVHARSAVGVAVLPLDVPVEVEITVEV; translated from the coding sequence ATGGGTCTCTACGAGATCCACCCCGAGGACGCTCTCGCCGAGCTCGGTCTGGCGGTCCCCGAGGTCGCCAAGCCCGTCGCGGCGTACGTCCCCGCGATCCGCACCGGCAACCTCGTCATGACGTCGGGCCAGATCCCCGTCCGTGCCGGCGTCCCGATCGCCACCGGCAAGGTCGGCGACACCGTCTCGGTCGAGCTCGCCGTCGAGGCTGCCCAGCAGTGCACCCTCAACGCCATCGCCGCGGTGAAGGCCGAGATCGGTGACCTCGCGCTGGTGAAGCGCGTCGTCAAGGTCGTCGCCTTCGTCGCTTCCACCCCCGACTTCACCGGTCAGCCGCAGGTCGCCAACGGCGCCTCCGAGCTGCTCGGCAAGGTCTTCGGCGAGCGCGGCGTCCACGCCCGTTCCGCCGTCGGCGTCGCGGTGCTCCCGCTCGACGTCCCGGTCGAGGTCGAGATCACCGTCGAGGTCTGA